A window of Ictalurus punctatus breed USDA103 chromosome 21, Coco_2.0, whole genome shotgun sequence genomic DNA:
TGGACCATAATGCAGTGCGAGAAGGCACAGAGCACTGGACCCCGATGCTCAAAGGAGAAACTTACTTATTTCTGAGAGTTTAAATGGAGAAAGCTCGACGTTAAAGCAGTTATAATATCAGAAGAGCCGTCTCCCTTTAAACTGCACGTCATACCAGCCCTTTCATTGTGAATCAAAGCAAAAGgagctttttaaaaaggaaaaaagaggaaACCTGAATTTCTCTTCATTCTTTACAACTGTATTCAGCATCAAACTGTATGAAGCAGATAAAACTTACTAGTCTTTTGGTTTTCAACAAGCTAGAAATGGCGAAGGGGAGGCAGACTGGCGGCCGTGAAAGTGGCTGCAGCGGATTTTTCCTGCTTTAATTGTTGCTGCTGCTTTGCAGTGTAGACTTTTGGGAACGTAAAACACGCTGATTGCTGATTGGTCGGGAATGTGAGGTGGGCCGCTGCTGATTGGGTGTTAAggttggaggaggaggaggaagaggaggaggagtaggaggagctGAGAGCTGCATGCTCAGGAGCCAATGGGCTGGTTGCGACCTGACGATTGGGCCCATGCCTGAGGTCATGTGACACGATACAGAGCCAGCTGACTGGGGCACGCTGGTCACATGATGCTGAAAGAGGGTTTAGTTGACTGACTCAGAGGTTGCTGAGAAGGAGGCATGGTGGTGGACTCTGCAACGGgggttcatttttattaatatagagatgataaaggaaaaaaataatcctttattaaataaaacaaaagattgGCATTTCAAGCATCACTAAACCTAACAAATTTTCAGCACTCATGGCttcaaaataaatcttaaaaaacaaacaaaagactaGTGTTAAAACTGCTACaaaaatgaatgcattattAATTTAGAGGTGTTATTACTAAAAGACCATTAAAGCTGTAAACAAACCCAGCCTCAGgcatttcatttacacacatcTCTGTGTCCATGCTAGCTGAGCTAATACCCTGGTAATAACCCTCTTAATCATGAGCAACCAAATGACAAGTGAAGATGAGAAACTGACATGAATCTGAACCAGAGAGTCCCAGGTGAACTAAACTGGTTTAAAGTGCAGAAAGATCAGGAAGGTCTCAGACAGAACAGGCGCTTTAACAGCTCAGGGGTTATACTGAGGGGGGGGagagatctaaaaaaaaagatccattaGCCATCTCTGATAATGTTAACACAAACAGCACATGGGTGTGGAGGGGTGCGGGGCTACCTGCGCCTGGGCGGCGGGCTTCGCCGGCGGTAATCATCTCGTGGGCGTCGGCTCCAGGAAGGTGGCGGGCCTCGGTTACGGGATCTCTTCTCCCCATTGGATAGCTCGACCCTCACACGGCAACCGCACAGAGTCCTGAAATACATCGCACAaacaccatgaaaaaaaaaaaaaaaatgcacaggctgtacatttaaagaaaaaaaaaaaaaaagaagttatatTTCACTCCATCCTCTACCATTCGCCTGAGAATATACTTCAGCTCACTCAGCCAGTGGAAAATGTTCCTATGTTAAATCAGTTCCACCACTACGACGGCTTGTCCAATACTCGTTACTGTGGACAAACTTAAAGTACAACTTGTCCTACTCGGAGAACGCAACTGTTGAAAAAATATGACCGATAAAATGGCCTGTTATATCCAAGAGACTCTTCATCGCATAAGCAGAGCTTCTGAGCCCTTGTCAGTCAAACAGATAGTTTCaatcaaagacacacacacaggccacagaAACTCAAGCTGTGGTTAATTTACATCCCGGTACAGAGACTGCACCAAATACCTGGACTGTGTCTAATGATTAGTAACTCTTTACTTATTGCATGCGTCAGCTCATGTTTAAGCTCACATACCACTACTAGTAAACCTGCCTGCTAATATTTGGCCTCACATGCCCAAAATGGTGGTCActacatgtgcgtgtgtgtgtgatggagaacagGACAACGCAGGGACAGAGTGGTTACGCCACCAGTACAAGTCAGGACTGTGCTTTTACCTGCCGTCCAGCTCCCTCACAGCATCCGTAGCGTCCCTCGGATCCTCAAACTCGACGAAGGCGAAACCAGGGGGATTCCTGGCCACCCAGACACTGCGCAGAGGCCCATAATAACCAAAGGCTCGCTCCAGCTCGGATTTATTCCCATTATTCCCAAGATTCCCTACATACACCTTACAGTCCAGCGGGCAATCGCGATGCATGATGGGATCTGGAAAATATTagatcagagagaaaaaaaacaccacctgGTTTAATGAAGTGTTAAGGTCCTTTCGACTGATTACTTTCCTGCACAGTGATTTGATCACACACACGTGtttacagtcacagtgtgtgtgtgattaacaTAATCAAGAATCAACACAGAACTCAGGCTTGTTTATTAACCCTTTATCGGCCGCACAGTATTTTTCCTACtgcaaaaacaaagtaaaaattagATGTGCTAGGATATAAGAAAGCCtgtagcttgtgtgtgtgtgtgtatatatatatatatatatatatatatatatatatatatatatattatatatatatatagaaactTTAAAGACGACTGAAAAATTAGCAGAAACAACGAGGTTAATTCCGCACTTGCTAagcagctagctagccagcCATGCTAATACCCCGCCTTTGTTAGCGACTCAAAATGGCGCAGGACGCCGTCGACAGACACACAGCTTACGTGACCTTTTATATCCTAAAAAAGAGCTCTTTTGGTCTTTAACAACACGAGTTAAAAAAGAGGGTTCTACGAAAGTAACGTACACAATTTTAAGCAGGAAGATAAAATAGCTCACTCCTCATGAGAGCGACGCCATTTTATAAAGTTAGCTACCATGCTAGCAATGGACCTAATTTACCCCAGTTAGCCCTCACCTAGTAACGCTAATTAAATAAAACCCATATCATAAAGACATCATGCTGAAGGAAAAACATCACGTACAATATAGTTTATAAATTGACAAAGCGCCATTACCCATCAGAAATacttactgtatttttaattagtAGGTCTTTTAAcgtccttaattttttttcctcgcCGCGCGCTTGAACTCTTCTACCGCAAAATGGCGCTGCTGGGAAATGCCTTCTCCTTCCGTCCTGACGCAACGTGCGTGCTCACGTAATGGGAGGAGCTTAGCGTCTTCTATCGTGCGTACCTACGTAAAAGGCGGGGCTGTTGACGTGCTGTGGATTCTGATGGGTTCTGATTCTGATACATTGTTTAACACAAAGGAAAAAGTTTCAGTTGAACCGCCTTCAGTTCCTCTCTGAAATCTTCATAATGAGAAAAGTCAAGTGCATCTCATTCCTTTTAACATACGTCGTtactgtgcgtgcgtgtgtgtgtgtgtgagagagagagagggtgtgtgtgcatacacatacagtactgtgcaatagtcttaggcacatgcaaagaaatgctgtagcgTAAAGATCCCTTCAAacataatgaaatgtttctacataaatgtttct
This region includes:
- the srsf3b gene encoding serine/arginine-rich splicing factor 3b isoform X2 — protein: MHRDCPLDCKVYVGNLGNNGNKSELERAFGYYGPLRSVWVARNPPGFAFVEFEDPRDATDAVRELDGRTLCGCRVRVELSNGEKRSRNRGPPPSWSRRPRDDYRRRSPPPRRRSLPPLSITPELLKRLFCLRPS
- the srsf3b gene encoding serine/arginine-rich splicing factor 3b isoform X1, with translation MHRDCPLDCKVYVGNLGNNGNKSELERAFGYYGPLRSVWVARNPPGFAFVEFEDPRDATDAVRELDGRTLCGCRVRVELSNGEKRSRNRGPPPSWSRRPRDDYRRRSPPPRRRSPRRRSFSRSRSRSLSRDRRRERSLSRDRNHKPSRSFSRSRSRSRSNDRK